In Oxalobacteraceae bacterium OTU3CINTB1, the sequence ACTCCGAAGACAGTATTCTAACGCTTGGCGCCCTCGCCGTCAATGTGAGGGCCGGATTAATCTTTCATTGCTGAACCCAGTTGGCACCCTATGCCGCCAACTGCGTTTCCACTTTGTCGGCGATGCGCTGGGCCATCGAATCCGCGTCCTTGGCGTGACGTGCTTCGACCATCACGCGGATCAAAGGTTCCGTGCCCGAGGCGCGGATCAGCACGCGGCCGCTGCCTTCCAGTTCGCGCTCGACCTTTTCCTTTTCGGCCACCATGGCGGCGTTCTTGGTCCAGTCGAAACCCGGGGCAACGCGCACATTGACCAGCGTTTGCGGGAACAGCACCAGCTCCGCCGTGCACTCTTCCAGCGATTTGCCGGCGCGTTTGAGCGCGGAGAGCACTTGCAGCGCCGAGATGATGCCGTCGCCGGTAGTGTGCTTGTCCAGGCACAGCAGGTGGCCCGACCCTTCGCCGCCCAGCAGCCAGCCCTTCTCTTGCATCACTTCCAGCACGTAGCGGTCGCCGACCTTGGCGCGGGCGAAACCGACGCCCTTCTCTTTCAAGGCCACCTCGACCGCCATATTGGTCATCAGGGTGCCGACGGCGCCGGCCACCGGGCCGGTGGCCATCCGGTCCATGACCATCAGGTACAGCAACTCGTCGCCGTTGTAGAGGCGGCCATTGGCGTCGCACATGATCAGGCGGTCGGCGTCGCCGTCCAGCGCGATGCCGAGGTCGGCGCCATGGGCGCGCACCGCCGCCGCCATCGCTTCCGGCGCGGTGGCGCCGTGGGCAAGGTTGATGTTGAAGCCGTCCGGCTTGTTGCCGATGGCAATTACTTCCGCACCGAGCTCGTGGAACACATGCGGGGCGATGTTATAGGCGGCGCCGTGCGCGCAGTCGACCACCAGCTTCATGCCGCGCAGGTCCAGCTCGTTCGGGAAGGTGCTCTTGCAGAATTCGATGTAGCGGCCCTGGGCGTCGTCCAGGCGCTTGGCGCGGCCCAGTTTTTCCGATGGTACGCAGACCATCGGCAGGTCCAAGGCGGCTTCAATGTCGAGTTCGACCGAATCGGGCAGTTTGGTGCCCTGGTCGGAGAAGAATTTGATGCCGTTGTCCTGGAACGGGTTGTGCGACGCCGAGATCACCACGCCCGCCGACAGGCGCAGCGCGCGCGTCAGGTAGGCGATCGCCGGGGTCGGCATCGGACCGGCCAGCATGACGTCGACGCCGGCCGCCGCGAAGCCGGCCTCCAGCGCCGCTTCCAGCATGTAGCCAGAGATGCGCGTGTCCTTCCCGATCAGGACGGTCGGTCGCTTGCCGCCGGTGCGCGGAGCGCCCGCCAGGACCTTGCCGGCCGCGTAGCCGAGACGCATAACGAAGTCGGGCGTGATCGGCGATTCGCCGACCAGACCGCGGATACCATCGGTGCCAAAATATTTACGTGCCATGTCGTATGCTCTTTATCGTCGTGTTGTTATTATTTCATTATTGCTTATTTCAATGTGCCGCTTGCCATACCTTGAGGGCGTCGACCGTTTCGGCGACGTCGTGCACGCGGACGATCACCGCCCCGTGCGCCACCGCCGCCAGCGCGCCGCCGACGCTGCCGGCCATGCGCTGCTCGACCGGTTTGCCCGTCACCGCGCCGACCATCGATTTGCGCGACAAGCCCGCCAGCAACGGCATATCCAGTTCCGCAATCAACCGCCTTGTGGCCCTGAGTAAGGCGTAATTATGCTCCACCGTCTTCCCAAAGCCAAAGCCGGGATCGATGCAC encodes:
- the glmM gene encoding phosphoglucosamine mutase, giving the protein MARKYFGTDGIRGLVGESPITPDFVMRLGYAAGKVLAGAPRTGGKRPTVLIGKDTRISGYMLEAALEAGFAAAGVDVMLAGPMPTPAIAYLTRALRLSAGVVISASHNPFQDNGIKFFSDQGTKLPDSVELDIEAALDLPMVCVPSEKLGRAKRLDDAQGRYIEFCKSTFPNELDLRGMKLVVDCAHGAAYNIAPHVFHELGAEVIAIGNKPDGFNINLAHGATAPEAMAAAVRAHGADLGIALDGDADRLIMCDANGRLYNGDELLYLMVMDRMATGPVAGAVGTLMTNMAVEVALKEKGVGFARAKVGDRYVLEVMQEKGWLLGGEGSGHLLCLDKHTTGDGIISALQVLSALKRAGKSLEECTAELVLFPQTLVNVRVAPGFDWTKNAAMVAEKEKVERELEGSGRVLIRASGTEPLIRVMVEARHAKDADSMAQRIADKVETQLAA